A window of Aeromicrobium sp. A1-2 contains these coding sequences:
- a CDS encoding holo-ACP synthase, which produces MTIAGVGVDLVHVPTFADQLDQPGTTFVTAFLPGERSDARSHPSDAARHFAARWAAKEAVIKAWSASMYGQAPLMDEHVHHLIELVSDAWGRPRIRLHGEVAKHLDGHTLEVSLSHDGDYAIAYVVLHRP; this is translated from the coding sequence GTGACGATCGCCGGAGTCGGAGTCGATCTGGTCCACGTTCCCACGTTCGCGGACCAGCTCGACCAACCCGGCACCACGTTCGTCACGGCATTCCTGCCCGGCGAGCGAAGTGACGCGCGGAGTCATCCCTCCGACGCTGCGCGTCACTTCGCTGCCCGCTGGGCGGCCAAGGAAGCGGTCATCAAGGCCTGGTCGGCATCGATGTACGGCCAGGCGCCGTTGATGGACGAGCACGTGCACCACCTGATCGAGCTGGTGTCCGATGCGTGGGGTCGCCCCCGCATCCGTCTGCACGGCGAGGTCGCCAAGCACCTCGACGGGCACACACTCGAGGTGTCCCTGAGCCACGACGGCGACTACGCCATCGCGTACGTCGTCCTGCACCGGCCGTAG
- a CDS encoding type I polyketide synthase — protein MTTIDTPLAAIQTTERRGALIDRILTGTPYAIAFGGQGAPWLEPLAGLIRDFALEAELESLVSQAEERLSPVATELARVGVTFTPLAWADVIAVGESAEDDDAPVLPSSEVLDTPGASVPGILLAQLAGLRALRRQGIDPQVVAPVAVIGHSQGDLATQSLAGVDDVELLAVARLMGAAAQLVGRRRGLLGSTMLSVSNVVPQRIDEILAELPASLRVVSRLRNGRRSVVLSGPVDGLRVVEARLEEIAAAEKAERERKTTGGSPFAPVLEPLPAQLAFHHPDLAEAADLVATWAQACGFDAARARTLTMRAIVDPVDWVASLDSALDAGATWILDIGPAEIAAQLSARELRSRGAGVIATTTRRGHRELTAAGASPRLAKPWAAYAPSVVTLPDGSLHVETRFTRLTGKSPILLAGMTPTTVDAKIVAAAANAGFWSELAGGGQVTEEIFADRVAELDDLLLPGRSYQFNSLFLDPYLWKLQLGQKRLVQRARAAGAPIDGVIVTAGIPELDEAVALVEELREAEIAHIVFKPGTVKQIRQVVAIAKAVAPTPIIVQIEGGRAGGHHSWEDLDDLLLATYGELRALDNVAVAVGGGIGTPEVAAAYLTGEWARRHGYPVMPLDGILVGTAAMATLEATTAPDVKQLLVDTRGTGTWVGAGSAKGGMASGRSQLGADIHEIDNTASRTGRLLDEVAGDAKAVAARRDEIIIALDRTAKPYFGDVETMTYAQWLRRYIELSGTPSWLDITLRDRFHAMLQRAESRLHVADRGQIATLFADSASVDDSATALATLVETYPHAEGVTLHPADVLFFVEQCRTPGKPVNFVPVLDQDVRRWWRSDSLWQAHDPRYAADEVCIIPGPVSVAGIDRVDEPVAQLLRRFEDVTIDGLLASGRAAQRVSGRRRVEGAGDVLSLVLAAPDLVWAGRTVRNPVHRLGAEWFIVDPQRAEHPETGATLVAIDGRTAELNVPLARPLSLRIDLDDAVLAGSAPIVTTDVAVAAMGSLVAGAAGGDVPTVSNGRATVSISWDPDLVADHAGVTGAHTPTHPVPDVLVGLAWPSVFAVLGAATTRDGLPVIEGMLDLVHLDHAIAMTGTLPVAPTALSISSVVHSIEDTGFGRVVAVDVTVSAPSGDIATLRERFAIRGRIGSGELADPVRAGGSLTGDIADTPRKSRGAATLIAPTDLRGFAAVTGDHNPIHTSVAAARLAGLGDPIVHGMWVSAAAQQVLSHRRITGWTTRFLAPVRPGVTVDIKADRIGLDAGAEVVDITCRADGEVVMSATARLEAPRTAYAFPGQGIQHPGMGMAAYQRSKSAREIWDRADAHTREALGFSILTVVRDNPTELVTNGVNHKHPDGVLFLTQFTQVAMAVLGAAQMAELRESGGFVEGSILAGHSVGEYNALAAVSGVIPLEAVVEVVFQRGSVMHALVPRDAAGRSNYRLAAIRPSQIGLTDDDVTAYVDGVAERSGEFLQIVNYNLRDSQYAIAGTVRGLEVLETDIAKRRTQFGGKAAFILVPGIDVPFHSTVLRDGVPDFRDRLTELLPTSIDPEILTGRYVPNLVPKPFSLDRAFLQEIADLVPSEPLDAVLADFADWSSRPGELCRVVLIELLAWQFASPVRWIETQDLLFGAEGSGGLGVERFIEVGVGQAPTVANLASSTLKLPGRLGGPVEVLNFERDNAAVFSTDEEQVVEEDEAPAEAATATDAAPAAAAPSAATSSGPRPADLSFDAADATTVLIAWWTKMRLDQIGAADSIESLCDGASSRRNQLLVDLGGELGLGAIDGAADADLPTLSAQVKGLARGYKPFGPVLSEALGDHLKKVLGPTGRRQSSIAERVTDVWQLGPGWASHALVELALSSREGASIRGGDYGSLSGLGSAADADAAIDASVQAVGARHGVNVDLPATGGGEATIDAAALGEFTAQITGPDGVLASSARLVLDQLGLNDVPPAVETDEAAAEVLARVESELGSDWAKLTAPAFDELKAVLLDDRWASAREDLARIATGDTVEACFVGAGPAVAAQATWHSTHSDPALADRFKQIAADALSSTKGTWADELAVVTGASRGSIAAAVTGKLLAGGATVIATTSGLDSARLGFYKELYRTHAIDGAALWIVPANMASFADVDALSSWISSEQTQTRAGTTTVLKPAMTPTLLFPFASGRVAGDLTDAGSRTEIDMRILVWSVERLIGRLSARTQDRDLASTLHVVLPGSPNRGMFGGDGGYGEAKSALDALVARWSAERTWAERVTLSHAIIGWVRGTGLMGGNDPLVEAVEAAGVRTWSPDAMAEALMDTCSAEARAAARLEPLTVDLTGGLGGAKLDMKALAEGIESPAVVEEDPGATITALAGSPAQLDRVEQIDWAPTDAQPEDLVVIVGAGELGPYGSSRTRYEMEVSDELSAAGVLELAWTTGLVSWDEQGGGWFDTATQDKVAEADLVERYEATVREAVGIRRYVDEGTMIDNTAPLLTSVFLDNDLSFTVSSESEARALSAADPERTVITATADGDWTVTRKAGTEIRVPRRMELTRTVGGQIPTGFDPTVWGVPAEMVESIDRVALWNLICTVDAFLSSGFDPSELMRWVHPAMVANTQGTGMGGMQSMQSLYLDTLLGESKANDILQEALPNVIAAHVVQSYVGSYGAMIHPVAACATTAVSVEEGVDKIRLGKADFVVAGGFDDLSVEGIVGFGDMSATADSGAMRAKGLEDRYFSRANDRRYGGFVESQGGGTILLARGDVAARMGLPVLGVVAYAGSFADGVHTSIPAPGIGALAAARGGRESGLARSLRSLGVTADDIGVLSKHDTSTGVNERNESELHERIATAIGRSDGNPLYVMSQKAMTGHAKGGAAAFQLIGLCQVLSGGVIPPNRSLDCVDDDLAEHEHLVWLRQPLETGQLKAGLLTSLGFGHVAGLLAIVHPQAFLATLSGEERDSYAARAEARLIEGRMRLVRAMYGGPSLYTRPADRRLGSEGVRKREAGMLLDPQARLGEDDAYFGASC, from the coding sequence GTGACGACCATCGACACCCCGCTTGCCGCGATCCAGACAACCGAGCGTCGCGGCGCCCTGATCGACCGCATCCTGACCGGCACGCCGTACGCCATCGCGTTCGGCGGTCAGGGTGCGCCGTGGCTCGAGCCGCTCGCCGGCCTGATCCGTGACTTCGCGCTCGAGGCCGAGCTGGAGTCACTCGTGTCGCAGGCCGAGGAGCGTCTGTCGCCTGTGGCGACCGAGCTGGCTCGTGTGGGCGTCACCTTCACCCCACTGGCGTGGGCCGATGTCATTGCGGTCGGTGAGTCCGCAGAGGACGACGACGCACCTGTACTGCCGAGCTCCGAGGTGCTGGATACACCCGGAGCCTCGGTGCCCGGCATCCTGCTGGCCCAGCTCGCGGGCCTCCGGGCCCTGCGCCGCCAGGGCATCGACCCGCAGGTCGTCGCGCCCGTCGCAGTCATCGGTCACTCGCAGGGTGACCTTGCGACACAGTCGCTCGCGGGTGTCGACGATGTCGAGCTGCTGGCCGTCGCCCGCCTGATGGGTGCGGCAGCGCAGCTCGTCGGGCGCCGCCGCGGACTGCTCGGGTCCACGATGCTGAGCGTCTCGAACGTCGTCCCGCAGCGCATCGACGAGATCCTGGCCGAGCTGCCGGCCTCGTTGCGGGTCGTCTCGCGCCTGCGCAACGGTCGTCGTAGTGTCGTCCTGTCCGGGCCCGTCGACGGCCTCCGCGTCGTCGAGGCACGGCTCGAGGAGATCGCCGCGGCCGAGAAGGCCGAGCGCGAGCGCAAGACCACCGGTGGATCGCCGTTCGCACCCGTGCTCGAGCCGCTCCCGGCGCAGCTGGCGTTCCACCACCCCGATCTCGCCGAGGCGGCGGACCTCGTCGCCACGTGGGCACAGGCCTGCGGCTTCGACGCAGCGCGTGCTCGGACGCTCACGATGCGCGCGATCGTCGACCCGGTCGACTGGGTCGCCTCGCTGGATTCGGCGCTGGATGCTGGCGCCACCTGGATCCTTGACATCGGACCTGCGGAGATCGCCGCGCAGCTGTCCGCGCGTGAGCTCCGCAGCCGTGGGGCCGGCGTCATCGCCACGACGACCCGTCGTGGTCACCGTGAGCTGACCGCCGCTGGCGCCTCGCCTCGTCTCGCGAAGCCGTGGGCCGCGTACGCGCCCAGCGTCGTGACGCTGCCTGACGGCAGTCTGCACGTCGAGACCCGGTTCACCCGGCTGACCGGCAAATCGCCGATCCTGCTCGCCGGCATGACTCCGACGACGGTCGATGCCAAGATCGTTGCCGCCGCGGCCAATGCCGGCTTCTGGTCCGAGCTCGCCGGTGGCGGTCAGGTCACCGAGGAGATCTTCGCCGATCGTGTCGCCGAGCTCGACGACCTGCTCCTGCCCGGCAGGAGCTACCAGTTCAACTCCCTGTTCCTCGACCCCTACCTGTGGAAGCTGCAGCTGGGACAGAAGCGTCTGGTGCAGCGCGCCCGTGCCGCCGGAGCGCCGATCGACGGCGTCATCGTCACGGCCGGCATCCCCGAGCTCGACGAGGCGGTGGCACTGGTCGAGGAGCTCCGCGAGGCCGAGATCGCGCACATCGTCTTCAAGCCCGGGACCGTCAAGCAGATTCGCCAGGTCGTGGCCATCGCCAAAGCCGTCGCGCCGACCCCGATCATCGTCCAGATCGAGGGCGGCCGCGCCGGTGGGCACCATTCGTGGGAGGACCTCGACGACCTGCTGCTCGCGACCTATGGCGAGCTGCGCGCGCTCGACAACGTCGCCGTGGCCGTCGGCGGCGGCATCGGCACCCCCGAGGTCGCTGCGGCGTACCTGACCGGTGAATGGGCCCGTCGTCATGGATATCCGGTGATGCCGTTGGACGGCATCCTGGTCGGCACCGCCGCGATGGCAACCCTCGAGGCGACGACCGCCCCGGACGTCAAGCAGCTCCTGGTCGACACCCGCGGCACCGGCACCTGGGTCGGTGCGGGCAGCGCCAAGGGCGGGATGGCCTCGGGCCGCAGCCAGCTCGGCGCCGACATCCATGAGATCGACAACACGGCGTCACGCACGGGCCGCCTGCTCGACGAGGTCGCCGGTGACGCCAAGGCCGTCGCGGCGCGCCGCGACGAGATCATCATCGCGCTCGACCGCACCGCGAAGCCGTACTTCGGCGACGTCGAGACCATGACGTACGCCCAGTGGCTGCGCCGCTACATCGAGCTGTCCGGCACCCCGTCGTGGCTCGACATCACGTTGCGTGACCGCTTCCACGCGATGCTGCAGCGGGCCGAGTCCCGGCTGCACGTCGCGGACCGTGGCCAGATCGCGACCCTGTTCGCCGACTCGGCATCCGTTGACGACAGCGCTACGGCGCTGGCCACGCTGGTGGAGACCTACCCCCACGCCGAGGGCGTCACCCTGCACCCGGCCGACGTGCTGTTCTTCGTCGAGCAGTGCAGGACGCCGGGCAAGCCGGTCAACTTCGTGCCGGTGCTTGACCAGGACGTCCGTCGCTGGTGGCGCTCGGACTCGCTGTGGCAGGCACACGACCCGCGGTACGCCGCCGACGAGGTCTGCATCATCCCCGGCCCGGTCTCAGTGGCCGGCATCGACCGCGTCGACGAGCCGGTCGCCCAGCTCCTGCGTCGCTTCGAGGACGTCACGATCGACGGTCTGCTGGCCTCGGGGCGCGCCGCCCAGCGCGTCTCCGGACGCCGGCGGGTCGAAGGGGCCGGCGACGTCCTGTCCCTGGTCCTGGCGGCACCCGACCTGGTCTGGGCCGGTCGCACGGTCCGCAACCCGGTCCACCGTCTCGGCGCCGAGTGGTTCATCGTCGATCCGCAGCGCGCCGAGCACCCCGAGACAGGCGCGACCCTGGTGGCGATCGATGGCCGCACCGCAGAGCTCAACGTGCCGCTGGCCCGTCCGCTCTCGCTGCGGATCGACCTCGACGACGCAGTGCTCGCGGGTTCTGCCCCGATCGTCACGACCGATGTCGCGGTGGCCGCTATGGGCTCGCTCGTCGCAGGGGCTGCTGGTGGTGACGTCCCGACCGTGTCCAACGGCCGTGCGACGGTCAGCATCTCGTGGGACCCCGACCTGGTCGCCGATCACGCCGGAGTCACGGGAGCCCACACCCCGACGCATCCCGTGCCCGACGTCCTGGTCGGCCTGGCCTGGCCGTCGGTGTTCGCGGTCCTCGGCGCCGCCACGACGCGTGACGGTCTCCCGGTCATCGAGGGAATGCTCGACCTGGTCCACCTCGACCACGCGATCGCGATGACCGGCACGCTCCCGGTCGCACCGACCGCTCTGTCGATCTCCTCGGTCGTCCACTCGATCGAGGACACCGGCTTCGGCCGCGTCGTCGCGGTCGACGTCACGGTCTCCGCACCCTCGGGTGACATCGCCACGCTTCGCGAGCGCTTCGCGATCCGTGGCCGCATCGGCTCCGGCGAGCTCGCCGATCCTGTGCGGGCAGGCGGATCCCTGACCGGCGACATCGCGGACACCCCGCGCAAGTCGCGTGGCGCCGCGACTCTCATTGCTCCGACCGACCTGCGCGGCTTCGCCGCCGTGACGGGCGACCACAACCCGATCCACACCAGCGTCGCGGCGGCCCGCCTGGCGGGCCTCGGCGATCCGATCGTGCACGGCATGTGGGTCTCCGCCGCCGCCCAGCAGGTCCTGTCCCACCGTCGCATCACGGGCTGGACGACGCGCTTCCTCGCCCCGGTCCGCCCGGGCGTGACGGTCGACATCAAGGCCGACCGCATCGGCCTGGACGCCGGCGCCGAGGTCGTCGACATCACCTGCCGCGCCGATGGTGAGGTCGTCATGTCGGCCACCGCCCGCCTCGAGGCGCCGCGCACCGCGTACGCCTTCCCCGGGCAGGGCATCCAGCACCCCGGCATGGGCATGGCCGCGTACCAGCGGTCCAAGTCTGCCCGTGAGATCTGGGACCGTGCCGACGCGCACACCCGCGAAGCGCTCGGCTTCTCGATCCTCACGGTGGTCCGTGACAACCCGACCGAGCTCGTCACGAACGGGGTCAACCACAAGCACCCCGATGGAGTGCTGTTCCTGACCCAGTTCACCCAGGTCGCCATGGCGGTCCTGGGAGCGGCCCAGATGGCCGAGCTGCGCGAGTCCGGCGGCTTCGTCGAGGGCTCGATCCTCGCGGGACACTCGGTCGGCGAGTACAACGCGCTGGCCGCAGTCTCGGGCGTCATACCGCTCGAGGCCGTCGTCGAGGTCGTGTTCCAGCGCGGCTCGGTCATGCACGCGCTCGTCCCGCGCGACGCCGCCGGACGCAGCAACTATCGGCTCGCCGCGATCCGTCCTTCGCAGATCGGCCTGACCGACGACGACGTCACGGCGTACGTCGACGGTGTCGCCGAGCGTTCGGGCGAGTTCCTGCAGATCGTCAACTACAACCTGCGTGACTCGCAGTACGCGATCGCCGGCACGGTGCGCGGTCTGGAGGTCCTCGAGACCGACATCGCGAAGCGTCGCACGCAGTTCGGTGGCAAGGCGGCGTTCATCCTGGTGCCCGGGATCGACGTGCCCTTCCACTCGACCGTCCTGCGTGATGGTGTCCCGGACTTCCGGGATCGGCTCACCGAGCTCCTGCCGACGTCGATCGACCCGGAGATCCTGACGGGACGCTACGTCCCCAACCTGGTGCCCAAGCCGTTCTCGCTCGACCGTGCCTTCTTGCAGGAGATCGCCGATCTCGTGCCGTCGGAGCCGCTCGACGCGGTGCTGGCCGACTTCGCCGACTGGTCGAGCCGGCCCGGCGAGCTGTGCCGCGTCGTCCTGATCGAGCTGCTGGCCTGGCAGTTCGCCAGCCCGGTTCGCTGGATCGAGACACAGGACCTGCTGTTCGGCGCCGAAGGGTCCGGAGGCCTGGGTGTCGAGCGCTTCATCGAGGTCGGTGTGGGCCAGGCGCCCACCGTGGCGAACCTCGCGTCCTCGACGCTCAAGCTGCCCGGTCGCCTCGGTGGTCCGGTCGAGGTGCTCAACTTCGAGCGCGACAACGCCGCGGTCTTCTCGACCGACGAGGAGCAGGTCGTCGAGGAGGACGAGGCTCCGGCCGAGGCCGCCACGGCGACGGATGCGGCTCCAGCCGCTGCGGCGCCCTCCGCTGCCACCTCGAGCGGGCCGCGTCCGGCGGACCTTTCGTTCGACGCGGCCGATGCCACCACGGTCCTTATCGCCTGGTGGACCAAGATGCGTCTGGACCAGATCGGTGCAGCCGACTCGATCGAGTCGCTGTGCGACGGTGCATCCTCGCGCCGCAACCAGCTGCTCGTCGATCTGGGCGGCGAGCTCGGTCTCGGTGCGATCGACGGTGCGGCAGATGCCGACCTGCCGACCTTGTCGGCCCAGGTCAAGGGTCTGGCCCGCGGCTACAAGCCGTTCGGGCCAGTGCTCAGCGAGGCTCTTGGCGATCACCTCAAGAAGGTGCTCGGCCCGACCGGCCGGCGCCAGTCCTCGATCGCCGAGCGGGTCACCGACGTGTGGCAGCTCGGACCGGGCTGGGCGAGTCACGCACTCGTCGAGCTCGCGCTGTCGAGCCGCGAGGGTGCCAGCATCCGCGGCGGCGACTACGGCTCGTTGAGCGGGCTGGGCTCGGCCGCTGACGCCGATGCTGCGATCGACGCGAGCGTGCAGGCCGTGGGCGCTCGCCACGGCGTCAACGTCGACCTGCCGGCGACCGGCGGGGGAGAGGCCACGATCGACGCGGCCGCCCTCGGCGAGTTCACCGCCCAGATCACGGGGCCCGATGGCGTCCTCGCCTCGTCGGCCCGACTGGTCCTGGACCAGCTCGGACTCAACGACGTGCCGCCCGCGGTCGAGACCGACGAGGCTGCGGCCGAGGTGCTCGCCCGGGTGGAGAGCGAGCTCGGCAGCGACTGGGCCAAGCTCACCGCTCCGGCGTTCGACGAGCTCAAGGCCGTCCTGCTGGACGACCGATGGGCCAGCGCACGTGAAGACCTTGCGCGCATCGCGACCGGCGACACCGTCGAGGCGTGCTTCGTGGGTGCCGGACCGGCCGTCGCGGCCCAGGCCACCTGGCACTCGACCCACTCGGACCCCGCACTTGCGGACCGGTTCAAGCAGATCGCGGCTGACGCCCTGAGCTCGACGAAGGGCACATGGGCCGATGAGCTCGCGGTCGTGACCGGCGCCAGCCGGGGATCCATCGCGGCCGCCGTGACCGGCAAGCTCCTGGCTGGGGGAGCGACCGTCATCGCGACGACGTCGGGCCTGGACTCGGCCCGGCTCGGGTTCTACAAGGAGCTCTACCGCACCCACGCGATCGATGGCGCAGCGCTGTGGATCGTCCCGGCCAACATGGCCTCGTTCGCCGACGTCGATGCCTTGTCGAGCTGGATCTCCAGCGAGCAGACGCAGACCCGCGCCGGGACCACAACTGTCCTGAAGCCCGCCATGACGCCGACGCTGCTGTTCCCGTTCGCCTCCGGCCGGGTCGCAGGAGACCTGACCGACGCTGGCAGCCGCACCGAGATCGACATGCGGATCCTCGTGTGGTCGGTCGAGCGGTTGATCGGCCGGTTGTCGGCCCGCACCCAGGATCGTGACCTCGCGTCGACGTTGCACGTCGTCCTCCCGGGCTCGCCCAACCGCGGAATGTTCGGCGGCGACGGCGGCTACGGCGAGGCCAAGTCGGCGCTCGACGCGCTGGTGGCTCGCTGGTCCGCGGAGCGTACGTGGGCCGAACGCGTGACCTTGAGCCACGCCATCATCGGCTGGGTCCGCGGCACCGGCCTGATGGGCGGCAACGACCCGTTGGTCGAGGCCGTCGAGGCGGCCGGTGTTCGCACGTGGTCGCCCGATGCGATGGCCGAGGCGCTGATGGACACCTGCTCGGCCGAGGCGCGGGCAGCAGCCCGTCTGGAGCCGCTGACGGTCGACCTGACCGGCGGCCTGGGCGGCGCCAAGCTCGACATGAAGGCGCTGGCCGAGGGCATCGAGAGCCCAGCCGTCGTCGAGGAGGATCCAGGCGCCACCATCACGGCGCTGGCCGGATCGCCCGCACAGCTGGACCGGGTCGAGCAGATCGACTGGGCGCCGACCGATGCGCAGCCCGAGGACCTCGTGGTCATCGTGGGTGCCGGCGAGCTCGGTCCGTACGGCTCCTCACGTACCCGCTACGAGATGGAGGTCTCGGACGAGCTGTCCGCGGCCGGCGTGCTCGAGCTGGCCTGGACAACCGGGCTGGTCTCGTGGGACGAGCAGGGTGGCGGCTGGTTCGACACCGCGACGCAGGACAAGGTCGCCGAGGCCGATCTGGTCGAGCGCTACGAGGCCACTGTCCGCGAGGCCGTCGGCATTCGTCGCTACGTCGATGAGGGCACCATGATCGACAACACGGCGCCGCTGCTGACGTCGGTGTTCCTCGACAACGATCTGTCGTTCACGGTCTCCAGCGAGTCCGAGGCGCGCGCACTGAGCGCCGCGGATCCCGAGCGCACGGTCATCACTGCCACCGCGGATGGTGACTGGACCGTGACTCGCAAGGCCGGCACCGAGATTCGAGTGCCGCGCCGCATGGAGCTGACCCGCACGGTCGGCGGCCAGATCCCGACCGGCTTCGATCCCACGGTGTGGGGCGTGCCGGCCGAGATGGTCGAGTCGATCGACCGGGTCGCGCTGTGGAACCTGATCTGCACCGTCGACGCGTTCCTGTCCAGCGGCTTCGATCCGTCCGAGCTGATGCGCTGGGTCCACCCGGCGATGGTCGCCAACACGCAGGGCACCGGCATGGGCGGCATGCAGTCGATGCAGTCGCTCTACCTGGACACGTTGCTCGGCGAGAGCAAGGCCAACGACATCCTGCAGGAGGCGCTGCCGAACGTCATCGCAGCGCACGTCGTGCAGTCGTACGTCGGCTCGTACGGCGCCATGATCCACCCCGTCGCCGCGTGTGCCACGACGGCCGTCTCGGTCGAGGAGGGCGTTGACAAGATCCGGCTCGGCAAGGCGGACTTCGTTGTGGCGGGCGGCTTCGACGACCTGAGCGTCGAGGGCATCGTCGGCTTCGGCGACATGTCGGCCACGGCCGACTCCGGAGCCATGCGGGCCAAGGGTCTCGAGGACCGCTACTTCAGCCGGGCCAACGACCGTCGCTACGGCGGATTCGTGGAGTCGCAGGGTGGCGGCACGATCCTGCTGGCCCGCGGTGACGTTGCCGCTCGGATGGGGCTTCCTGTCCTGGGTGTCGTCGCGTACGCCGGTTCGTTCGCCGATGGCGTGCACACCTCGATTCCGGCTCCGGGCATCGGAGCGCTCGCCGCGGCTCGCGGCGGACGTGAGTCGGGCCTGGCCCGCTCGTTGCGGTCGCTCGGCGTGACCGCCGACGACATCGGCGTGCTCTCCAAGCACGACACCTCGACCGGCGTCAACGAGCGCAACGAGTCCGAGCTCCACGAGCGCATCGCCACGGCGATCGGTCGCAGCGACGGCAACCCCCTGTACGTCATGTCGCAGAAGGCCATGACCGGTCACGCGAAGGGCGGTGCGGCGGCATTCCAGCTCATCGGCTTGTGCCAGGTCCTGTCGGGCGGGGTCATCCCGCCCAACCGGAGCCTGGACTGCGTCGACGATGATCTTGCCGAGCACGAGCACCTCGTCTGGCTGCGTCAGCCGCTCGAGACCGGGCAGCTCAAGGCCGGGCTCCTGACGAGCCTGGGCTTCGGGCACGTGGCCGGACTGCTCGCGATCGTGCACCCACAGGCATTCCTTGCAACCTTGAGCGGTGAGGAGCGCGACTCCTACGCCGCCCGTGCGGAAGCGCGGTTGATCGAGGGTCGGATGCGTCTGGTCAGGGCGATGTACGGCGGTCCCTCGCTGTACACGCGTCCTGCAGACCGGCGCCTCGGCAGCGAGGGAGTGCGGAAGCGGGAGGCTGGAATGCTCCTGGATCCGCAGGCACGGCTGGGTGAGGACGACGCCTATTTCGGGGCGTCCTGCTAG
- a CDS encoding phosphotransferase family protein → MTDPKGLDLTALQGWLGQKHPGILDGPLTASLITGGKSNLTYIVSNGSRDLVVRRPPLGHVLATAHDMGREHRVMAALAPTDVPVPRMFAHCEDTEVLGAPFYVMERVAGTPYSRAAQLEPLGAERTGAITERLVDTLVALHAVDYQEVGLGDFGRPDGYLGRQVSRWKKQLVSSTSRELPGMDELIAQLEGTIPTSSEGTIVHGDYRLDNVLVDDNDRVTAVLDWEMSTLGDPLTDVAVLLAYQQLAEVAPPSADGAALVTDAALAPGYLSRDAVLARYAEGSGRDVSDIGFHLALAFFKLAVILEGIHYRHSHGQTVGSGFDGIGDMIVPLVAAGRAASR, encoded by the coding sequence ATGACCGATCCGAAGGGCCTCGATCTCACTGCGCTGCAGGGCTGGCTGGGACAGAAGCACCCCGGCATCCTGGACGGGCCGCTGACCGCGAGCCTGATCACGGGCGGCAAGTCCAACCTGACGTACATCGTCAGCAACGGCAGCCGTGACCTCGTCGTCCGGCGCCCCCCTCTGGGGCACGTGCTGGCCACGGCGCACGACATGGGCCGGGAGCACCGGGTCATGGCGGCGCTGGCACCCACCGACGTGCCCGTGCCGCGGATGTTCGCGCACTGCGAGGACACCGAGGTGCTCGGCGCCCCGTTCTACGTCATGGAGCGGGTCGCCGGTACGCCGTACAGCCGGGCGGCGCAGCTCGAGCCGCTCGGTGCCGAGCGCACCGGCGCGATCACCGAACGACTCGTGGACACCCTCGTGGCGCTGCACGCGGTCGACTACCAGGAGGTCGGGCTGGGCGACTTCGGCCGGCCCGACGGCTATCTCGGTCGCCAGGTCTCACGCTGGAAGAAGCAGCTGGTCTCGTCGACGAGCCGCGAGCTCCCGGGCATGGACGAGCTCATCGCGCAGCTCGAGGGCACGATCCCGACCAGCTCTGAGGGCACCATCGTGCACGGCGACTATCGCCTCGACAACGTGCTGGTCGACGACAACGACCGGGTGACCGCGGTGCTCGACTGGGAGATGAGCACCCTCGGCGACCCACTGACCGACGTCGCGGTCCTGCTGGCCTACCAGCAGCTCGCCGAGGTCGCTCCCCCGTCGGCCGACGGGGCCGCACTCGTCACCGATGCAGCGCTCGCCCCCGGCTACCTGAGCCGCGACGCAGTGCTCGCACGCTACGCCGAAGGCTCCGGCCGGGACGTCAGCGACATCGGCTTCCACCTCGCACTGGCATTCTTCAAACTCGCCGTGATCCTGGAGGGCATCCACTACCGGCACTCCCACGGACAGACGGTCGGCAGCGGGTTCGACGGGATCGGCGACATGATCGTTCCACTGGTTGCCGCGGGACGGGCCGCTTCAAGATAG
- a CDS encoding TetR/AcrR family transcriptional regulator, protein MTAEILEPRRRPTQERSHKKFDHLLRVSRELLLEVGFESFTCEEVAHRAGLPIGTLYQFFQNKYVIVCELDRVDAVAVRMELQSFAEAIPTLDWLKFLNRFIDHMAALWVSDPSRRAVWLAVQSTPATRATAAVTERGLAAEVSPALAPLTPGTPRERRTIMAEVLVHVVYSMLNFSIRDGQEHSESIIELKRLVMAYLLSAEQA, encoded by the coding sequence GTGACGGCCGAGATCCTTGAACCCCGGCGCCGCCCCACGCAGGAGCGCAGCCACAAGAAGTTCGACCACCTGCTGCGGGTCTCCCGTGAGCTGCTGCTCGAGGTTGGGTTCGAGTCGTTCACCTGCGAGGAGGTCGCCCACCGGGCCGGCCTCCCGATCGGCACGTTGTACCAGTTCTTCCAGAACAAGTACGTCATCGTGTGCGAGCTCGACCGGGTCGACGCCGTGGCCGTCCGCATGGAGCTGCAGAGCTTCGCCGAGGCGATCCCGACCCTGGACTGGCTCAAGTTCCTCAACCGGTTCATCGATCACATGGCCGCACTGTGGGTCAGCGACCCCTCACGTCGAGCGGTCTGGCTCGCGGTGCAGTCGACCCCCGCCACCCGGGCAACCGCCGCGGTGACCGAGCGCGGGCTCGCCGCCGAGGTCTCCCCGGCACTCGCGCCGCTGACGCCCGGCACCCCGCGCGAACGCCGCACCATCATGGCCGAGGTGCTGGTGCACGTCGTCTACTCGATGCTCAACTTCTCGATCCGCGACGGCCAGGAGCACAGCGAGTCGATCATCGAGCTCAAGCGTCTCGTCATGGCCTACCTGCTGAGCGCCGAGCAGGCCTGA